In Candidatus Margulisiibacteriota bacterium, a single genomic region encodes these proteins:
- a CDS encoding cyclase family protein produces MAKYRFLSHNLSRNTPSYGNSSRLTVSAGKSLVKGDSCNTFSFSMDNHLGTHIDGPRHFYGKGDDINMFDAGSFVFERPFVLNCFKKAGGFVTKNDLLKVNKECDLLILNTGFSKKRKTKDYSYNNPGISIEAAEYIAAKFKLLKAVGIDSVSVSSYSDRPAGRKVHRILLSKRNKNRKPLMLIEDMDLSKSLKGLKRVFAFPLIISGLDSLPSTVVGEFK; encoded by the coding sequence ATGGCAAAATATAGATTTCTATCGCACAACCTTTCAAGAAATACGCCTTCATACGGCAATTCTTCCCGTCTTACGGTCTCTGCCGGTAAAAGCCTGGTGAAGGGGGATTCGTGCAATACGTTTTCCTTTTCTATGGATAATCATTTGGGCACGCACATTGACGGGCCAAGGCATTTTTACGGAAAGGGCGACGATATAAACATGTTTGATGCAGGTTCTTTCGTTTTTGAGCGCCCCTTTGTCCTTAACTGTTTTAAAAAAGCAGGAGGATTTGTCACAAAGAACGATCTTCTTAAAGTCAATAAAGAATGCGACCTCCTTATCTTGAACACGGGATTTTCAAAAAAACGCAAAACAAAGGATTATTCGTATAATAATCCGGGAATTTCGATTGAAGCCGCCGAGTATATTGCAGCAAAGTTTAAACTTTTGAAAGCGGTAGGTATTGATTCAGTGTCTGTATCCTCTTATTCGGACAGGCCTGCCGGAAGAAAAGTCCACAGAATACTTCTTTCTAAGAGAAATAAAAACAGAAAACCATTGATGCTGATCGAGGATATGGACCTTTCAAAAAGCCTTAAAGGTTTAAAAAGAGTGTTCGCATTCCCCCTTATCATAAGCGGGCTCGACAGTCTCCCCTCAACAGTTGTTGGAGAGTTTAAATAA
- a CDS encoding polysaccharide deacetylase family protein, translating into MSILSKNNCCTVLMYHRIRPRLSGGKRYPNTGLAVYLDEFEKQMAFLKKNCNVLSKNEFIECVKNGFVFPKRSVLLTFDDGSTDIYEHAYPILKKHDIPAIVFIPTDFIGSNKVFWWEELELYLMDSPEAYIKEALYMVELSDEEKVKYLKEVKAKYKVKGQNIGRSALTWEEIREMIGSGISFQPHTKTHIRLTNISDNEAEIEILGSKKAVEDNLGSKADVFSYPHGGISDFTNVHEDILKRNGFKLAFSTFEWEVRKGCDIYALPRLAVTSLDGFIMYRIKISEMPVLFKKILRKIHDKCVKP; encoded by the coding sequence ATGTCTATTTTGTCAAAAAATAATTGCTGCACTGTTCTTATGTATCACAGGATAAGGCCCCGTCTTTCCGGGGGAAAAAGATATCCGAATACCGGTTTAGCTGTTTATTTGGATGAATTTGAAAAACAGATGGCGTTCCTGAAAAAGAATTGTAATGTGTTGTCGAAGAATGAATTCATAGAATGTGTTAAAAACGGCTTTGTTTTTCCAAAACGATCGGTGCTATTAACATTTGACGATGGCTCAACGGATATTTACGAGCACGCATATCCGATATTAAAAAAACACGACATTCCCGCTATTGTTTTTATTCCAACTGATTTTATCGGATCGAACAAGGTTTTCTGGTGGGAAGAATTAGAGTTGTATTTAATGGATTCTCCGGAGGCCTACATAAAAGAAGCTTTGTATATGGTGGAACTAAGTGATGAGGAAAAGGTCAAATACTTAAAAGAAGTTAAAGCCAAGTATAAGGTGAAGGGGCAAAATATCGGCAGGTCTGCCCTGACATGGGAAGAGATCAGAGAAATGATCGGTTCGGGGATATCTTTTCAACCACACACAAAAACACATATCAGGCTTACAAATATTTCAGATAATGAGGCAGAAATTGAAATATTGGGATCCAAAAAAGCGGTTGAGGACAATCTAGGATCCAAAGCGGATGTGTTTTCATACCCGCACGGCGGGATATCGGATTTTACCAATGTTCATGAAGACATCCTAAAACGGAATGGTTTTAAACTGGCTTTTTCCACTTTTGAATGGGAGGTCCGCAAGGGATGCGATATCTATGCTTTGCCAAGATTAGCTGTTACCAGCCTGGATGGTTTTATTATGTATAGAATAAAGATATCGGAAATGCCGGTTCTGTTCAAAAAAATACTAAGGAAGATCCACGACAAATGCGTAAAACCCTGA
- a CDS encoding HAD family hydrolase, whose product MSKIKAIIFDFDGVIVESMGIKADGFAHIFRDRPDKVAQIVEYHLAHGGMGRMEKFENIYRLFLNKKINEKEKLSLSKDLTDYVYKKVVECPFVTGAKEFLQKHKDEYKFFIVSGTPDGEIKSIVNDRGLSPYFIEVLGSPDKKSVLNRRILQNYSLKPDETAFVGDSIDDYEGIKDTGIIFIGRITRGSDPFNTLPVKLKINDLVGMERLAADGKI is encoded by the coding sequence ATGTCAAAGATTAAAGCAATAATATTTGATTTTGACGGAGTAATTGTTGAATCCATGGGCATCAAGGCGGACGGCTTTGCCCATATCTTTAGGGATCGTCCCGATAAGGTCGCACAGATAGTGGAATACCATCTGGCGCACGGCGGGATGGGAAGGATGGAAAAATTTGAGAATATTTATAGACTATTCCTGAATAAGAAGATAAACGAGAAAGAAAAATTGTCGCTAAGCAAAGACCTTACCGACTATGTTTACAAAAAGGTCGTCGAGTGCCCGTTTGTTACAGGAGCAAAAGAGTTCCTGCAAAAGCACAAAGATGAATATAAGTTCTTTATTGTTTCCGGAACGCCTGACGGGGAGATCAAGTCTATAGTAAATGACAGAGGTTTGAGCCCGTATTTTATAGAAGTTTTGGGATCTCCCGACAAAAAATCGGTACTTAACAGAAGGATCCTTCAAAACTACAGCCTAAAGCCTGACGAAACCGCATTTGTAGGTGATTCTATAGATGATTATGAAGGGATCAAGGATACGGGCATAATATTTATTGGCAGGATAACCCGGGGAAGTGACCCTTTTAATACTCTGCCGGTAAAACTTAAGATAAATGACCTTGTTGGAATGGAAAGATTGGCAGCCGATGGCAAAATATAG
- a CDS encoding NAD(P)-dependent oxidoreductase codes for MKIIVFGGSGFLGSHVADALTEKGHQVTVFDREVSKYLKEGQKSITGDITDEKVVLNAVKGHEIVYNYAGMADLGEAKAKPLETVKSNILGSTVILEACRANKVKRYVMASTLYVYSDSGSFYRASKQSCELLCECYKEIYGVDFTVLRYGSLYGPRSNDTNWIHRALKQALMENRIERRGDGEELREYIHVKDAAKMSVDVLSDEYKGQYVIISGRNQIKIKDLLVMVKEMLKNKVEIQYKPVESNEHYEITPFTFNPKLAKKIASENYIDLGQGILYMLKDLYKEYAPHKKHLGVYVKD; via the coding sequence ATGAAAATAATAGTATTCGGAGGTTCCGGGTTTTTGGGCAGCCACGTGGCGGATGCTCTTACCGAAAAGGGGCACCAGGTGACGGTCTTTGACAGGGAGGTGTCAAAGTATCTTAAGGAAGGGCAGAAGTCAATAACCGGGGATATCACTGATGAAAAGGTGGTCCTTAACGCGGTAAAAGGTCATGAGATCGTTTACAATTACGCGGGGATGGCCGATCTGGGAGAAGCTAAAGCAAAACCGCTTGAAACTGTAAAAAGCAATATTTTAGGAAGCACTGTGATACTTGAAGCCTGCAGGGCAAACAAGGTGAAAAGATATGTTATGGCCAGCACTCTTTACGTTTACAGTGATTCCGGATCGTTTTACAGGGCGAGCAAGCAATCATGCGAGCTTCTTTGTGAATGTTATAAAGAAATTTACGGCGTTGATTTTACTGTCCTGCGTTACGGCTCTCTTTACGGACCAAGGTCAAATGATACCAACTGGATACACAGGGCTCTAAAACAGGCACTCATGGAGAACAGGATCGAGCGCCGCGGCGACGGAGAGGAATTGAGGGAATATATTCATGTAAAGGACGCGGCCAAGATGAGCGTTGATGTTTTGAGCGATGAATACAAAGGCCAGTATGTGATCATTTCTGGCCGTAATCAGATCAAGATCAAAGACCTTCTTGTAATGGTCAAAGAAATGCTTAAGAATAAGGTCGAGATCCAGTATAAGCCCGTTGAATCAAACGAGCACTATGAGATAACACCGTTCACGTTCAATCCAAAACTTGCAAAAAAGATCGCGAGTGAGAACTATATAGATCTTGGGCAGGGGATCCTTTATATGCTTAAAGATCTTTATAAGGAATATGCTCCCCACAAAAAGCATTTGGGAGTTTATGTCAAAGATTAA
- a CDS encoding GNAT family N-acetyltransferase, with the protein MEIKVIKSFDEFEALKDKWNLALKKSSSNLFFLRHEWLLNWWKHYGRGHDLFVILVIHDGEIAAAAPMMILNKKLFRIIKVRKLQFIAHDVSDYMDFMIVSDHAANFNRLMAQIKSSSSLWDWAEFIYLKNDSSNLKYWRNIGADVNDMVFDKKDVSVIVNIGAHDSYDKYLRSLNKKVRHDVTRQMNNIEKTAKIKFDVYKNSNEILSLLPNFFSLHKKKWKDQKMASQFYDRALTERYTSLAKDLDDTGLLELSVLRLDNNIVAMHYGFTYEDRYYWYTPTYNPEYAKYSPGKLLLAKLIENAISRRFKIFDLLRGNEQYKYFWTKDQQDLYGVIMLNRNISSRIKVFMSKSLKEMLLKTIIGRTYSRIKTTSNLIKKES; encoded by the coding sequence ATGGAAATTAAGGTCATTAAAAGCTTTGACGAGTTTGAAGCGTTAAAAGACAAATGGAATCTTGCCCTTAAAAAGAGCTCTTCAAACCTGTTTTTTTTGAGGCATGAATGGCTTTTAAACTGGTGGAAGCATTACGGGCGCGGCCATGACCTGTTTGTCATCCTGGTCATTCATGACGGGGAAATAGCTGCTGCTGCTCCGATGATGATCCTTAACAAAAAGCTGTTTCGCATAATAAAAGTGCGAAAGCTTCAATTTATCGCGCATGATGTTTCGGATTATATGGATTTTATGATAGTAAGTGACCATGCTGCGAATTTTAACAGATTGATGGCGCAAATTAAATCCTCTTCTTCATTATGGGATTGGGCCGAATTTATATATTTAAAGAACGACTCATCTAATTTGAAGTATTGGCGTAATATTGGCGCAGATGTAAATGATATGGTTTTTGACAAAAAGGATGTGTCTGTGATAGTTAATATTGGTGCTCATGACAGCTATGATAAGTATTTAAGAAGTTTGAATAAAAAAGTAAGGCACGATGTTACCCGTCAAATGAACAATATCGAAAAGACCGCGAAGATCAAATTTGATGTTTATAAAAATAGCAATGAAATATTGTCGTTGCTGCCGAATTTCTTTTCTTTGCATAAAAAGAAATGGAAAGACCAGAAAATGGCCAGCCAGTTCTATGACAGGGCCCTTACGGAAAGATACACATCTCTTGCAAAAGATCTGGATGACACCGGCCTGCTTGAGCTGTCTGTCCTGCGGCTCGACAACAATATTGTTGCCATGCATTACGGGTTTACATATGAAGATAGATATTATTGGTATACGCCGACCTATAATCCCGAGTACGCAAAATATTCTCCGGGCAAACTGCTGCTGGCCAAACTGATAGAAAATGCGATCAGCAGAAGGTTTAAGATATTTGATCTATTAAGAGGGAATGAGCAGTACAAGTACTTTTGGACCAAAGATCAGCAGGACCTGTATGGCGTTATTATGCTAAACAGAAATATATCTTCAAGGATCAAGGTCTTTATGTCAAAATCGCTAAAAGAAATGCTGTTAAAAACAATTATCGGTAGAACCTACTCAAGGATCAAGACAACATCAAATCTTATTAAAAAAGAAAGCTAA
- the rfbD gene encoding dTDP-4-dehydrorhamnose reductase, whose protein sequence is MLLVTGARGMVGSYVEEVFDGEKLVMTDIPEMDVTDKDKVFGLVSKHKPDFVLHLAAETNVDLCETQIDHAYRVNAMGAYYVALACKKYGAKMIHISTGGVFNGKGRYVNTEFDMPDPQNIYSKAKYEGERLIKDLLNDFYIFRAGWMIGGGPKLDKKFVGKMIELFGAKDNLEVVNDKFGTPTFAKDLLEGIKKIIKTGNYGLYHLGNSGGSCTRYDIALEIAKIIGKKTQIIPVSSDRFPLPAPRAESEAMANYKLELMGQNPMPDWRKSLKAYISEWGK, encoded by the coding sequence ATGTTGCTAGTTACCGGCGCCAGAGGGATGGTTGGATCATATGTGGAAGAAGTCTTTGACGGTGAAAAGCTGGTCATGACCGACATTCCCGAGATGGATGTGACGGATAAGGATAAAGTGTTCGGCCTGGTATCAAAACATAAGCCGGATTTTGTTCTTCATCTTGCTGCGGAGACAAATGTTGACCTCTGCGAGACCCAGATAGATCATGCCTACAGGGTCAACGCAATGGGTGCCTATTATGTTGCTCTTGCCTGCAAAAAGTACGGGGCAAAAATGATCCACATAAGTACGGGAGGCGTATTTAACGGCAAAGGCAGGTATGTGAACACGGAATTTGACATGCCTGACCCGCAGAACATTTACAGCAAGGCCAAATACGAGGGTGAAAGGCTTATAAAGGATCTTTTGAATGATTTTTACATATTCAGAGCGGGTTGGATGATAGGCGGCGGACCCAAGCTCGATAAAAAATTTGTCGGAAAAATGATAGAACTGTTTGGTGCAAAGGATAACTTAGAGGTTGTAAATGACAAATTCGGGACCCCGACATTTGCAAAAGATCTTTTGGAGGGTATCAAAAAGATAATAAAAACCGGGAATTATGGGTTGTACCATCTGGGAAACAGTGGAGGCTCTTGCACAAGATATGATATCGCGCTTGAAATAGCAAAGATAATCGGTAAAAAAACACAGATCATTCCTGTTTCATCCGACAGGTTCCCTTTGCCCGCCCCCAGAGCCGAATCGGAAGCCATGGCAAATTATAAGCTGGAGCTTATGGGCCAAAATCCCATGCCGGATTGGCGCAAGTCTTTAAAAGCCTATATCTCAGAATGGGGCAAATAG
- a CDS encoding phosphoglycerate dehydrogenase — protein sequence MTKIAVTTTSFGKYDPTVLDPVKKLGMEIVFNELGRQLKEEEIPRICSDCIGIIAGTEKLDKRSLAALKSLKAVSRCGAGMDNVDVEAAKSLGIKVANTPDAPTDAVAELTLGVMIDVMRKVTKADRDIRKGIWKKPMGNLIKGKKAGIIGFGRIGRAVAALLLSFGAEIYYFDQVKNDIVKNAKFMPFEELLSSCEILSLHLPYDKTKGALLTKDNISTIKKGAFLFNISRGGLVSEEALFEALRSGHLAGAGIDTFETEPYKGKLIELENVVLTPHIGSYAVESRILMERQSVRNLLKLLEENV from the coding sequence ATGACGAAGATCGCCGTTACTACAACATCATTTGGAAAATATGACCCCACCGTTCTTGATCCGGTCAAGAAGCTTGGGATGGAAATAGTTTTTAATGAACTTGGAAGGCAGCTTAAGGAAGAAGAGATCCCCAGAATATGTTCAGATTGCATCGGAATAATTGCCGGGACCGAAAAACTGGACAAAAGATCCCTTGCCGCCTTGAAGAGCCTTAAGGCGGTATCAAGGTGCGGTGCCGGAATGGACAACGTTGATGTTGAGGCGGCAAAAAGTCTGGGTATAAAAGTGGCAAACACTCCCGATGCCCCGACGGACGCGGTAGCCGAGCTAACCCTTGGAGTTATGATAGATGTGATGAGAAAAGTGACAAAGGCGGATAGAGATATCAGAAAAGGAATTTGGAAGAAACCCATGGGGAATCTAATTAAGGGGAAAAAGGCCGGGATAATAGGTTTTGGAAGGATAGGCAGGGCGGTTGCGGCTCTTTTGCTTTCTTTTGGCGCTGAAATATATTATTTTGACCAGGTGAAAAATGATATTGTAAAAAACGCCAAATTCATGCCTTTTGAAGAGTTGCTGTCTTCATGTGAAATATTATCCCTGCATCTTCCTTATGACAAAACAAAAGGAGCTTTGCTGACAAAGGATAACATCTCAACGATCAAGAAAGGCGCGTTTTTATTTAATATTTCAAGGGGCGGACTTGTGAGCGAAGAAGCTCTTTTTGAAGCGCTTAGATCAGGACATCTTGCCGGAGCCGGGATAGACACTTTTGAAACAGAACCGTATAAAGGCAAACTTATAGAGCTTGAAAACGTTGTGCTTACTCCGCATATAGGATCTTATGCAGTTGAGTCAAGAATATTGATGGAGCGCCAATCGGTACGGAATTTATTAAAATTACTGGAGGAGAATGTATGA
- a CDS encoding CDP-glycerol glycerophosphotransferase family protein, translating into MIGKETMLNARSKYIDFIYRWPKEYTQNGKDFRQLFLLDGGLSLWWASEMHKKEIEDNGLFQRLCELEAGQKISVVKISGLNLLKDFIPRLKFVVKMAVRVILIRIFVGVKREKAKTLFYTLFGIISNGTPKGLFDRYLFDIPERTAKASGENALCFSFYYGSIKKIISDREILKKSGVVFLENYIGIRDLIDSLGAGQYVRYYFMEKNDLFQKSFDYYGADLSFCFKPQLRKTYAGEGFSEMLLLTRSCGRMFKSTGAKVLVSSHETYPQSRVLFYEAKKLGVYTYALQHASITPMKLWYAFSPSELSEGMPVSDAFIFQGEMGRRVLIEGGYPEIKSFVLGSPRSDKLFYLKQEGIETELPKNKKIVLVTTVLSTGDTKAIIEAVVRVAAKRKDLHFCIKPHPNCPVAGLLDEKLYENISESHDNVHQLILRSNVLVTTYSITADEAIALGCPVICLRTDSIIDMSSFFEVPAAPYAASVDELETFIDEAALNTGDFPSYRRNWPQLIKDTFFLLDGKATQRIVNLIALNDGSL; encoded by the coding sequence ATGATCGGCAAAGAGACCATGTTAAATGCGCGCTCAAAATACATCGACTTTATCTACCGCTGGCCAAAAGAATACACTCAAAACGGAAAGGATTTCAGGCAGCTGTTTTTACTCGACGGGGGGCTTTCTCTCTGGTGGGCCAGCGAAATGCACAAAAAAGAGATCGAGGACAACGGCTTGTTCCAAAGATTGTGCGAACTGGAGGCAGGCCAAAAGATCTCGGTTGTTAAGATCTCCGGACTCAATTTGCTCAAGGATTTTATTCCCAGGCTCAAGTTTGTTGTTAAGATGGCAGTTCGGGTAATTCTTATCAGGATATTTGTTGGAGTTAAACGCGAAAAAGCGAAAACTCTTTTTTATACCTTGTTCGGAATAATATCAAACGGGACCCCAAAGGGCCTTTTTGACAGATATCTGTTTGATATCCCCGAAAGGACCGCAAAAGCTTCTGGAGAAAATGCACTTTGTTTTTCTTTCTACTATGGAAGCATAAAAAAAATAATATCGGACAGGGAGATCCTTAAAAAATCGGGTGTTGTGTTCTTGGAAAACTATATCGGAATAAGGGACCTGATAGATTCATTGGGAGCAGGACAATACGTCAGATATTATTTTATGGAGAAAAATGATCTGTTTCAAAAATCCTTTGATTATTACGGCGCTGATCTTTCTTTCTGTTTTAAGCCTCAATTAAGAAAGACGTATGCGGGGGAAGGATTTTCGGAAATGCTTCTTCTGACAAGGTCCTGCGGCAGGATGTTTAAATCAACAGGTGCCAAGGTCCTTGTCTCATCCCATGAGACATATCCGCAGTCCAGAGTGCTCTTTTATGAGGCAAAGAAATTAGGTGTTTATACATATGCGCTTCAGCATGCTTCGATCACACCTATGAAGCTGTGGTACGCTTTTAGCCCCAGCGAGTTGTCGGAAGGGATGCCTGTAAGCGACGCATTCATATTTCAGGGTGAGATGGGCAGGAGAGTATTGATCGAAGGCGGTTATCCGGAAATTAAAAGTTTTGTCTTGGGCTCTCCCAGATCCGACAAATTGTTCTATCTAAAACAAGAGGGCATAGAAACTGAATTGCCAAAGAATAAAAAGATAGTACTGGTCACCACGGTTCTGTCAACAGGCGATACAAAAGCCATAATAGAAGCTGTTGTGCGAGTCGCGGCAAAAAGGAAAGACCTGCACTTTTGCATAAAGCCCCATCCTAACTGTCCGGTGGCCGGTTTACTGGATGAAAAACTATATGAAAATATTTCTGAATCACATGACAATGTCCATCAGCTGATCCTTCGCTCAAATGTCCTTGTTACCACATATTCGATAACAGCCGACGAAGCTATAGCTCTTGGATGTCCCGTTATTTGTCTGCGCACCGATAGTATAATTGACATGAGCAGTTTTTTTGAGGTTCCTGCAGCGCCTTACGCTGCCAGCGTGGATGAGCTGGAGACTTTTATTGACGAAGCTGCCCTTAACACAGGAGATTTTCCTTCTTACAGGAGGAATTGGCCGCAGCTGATAAAGGACACCTTTTTCTTGTTGGATGGAAAAGCAACGCAGCGTATAGTAAATTTGATAGCATTAAATGACGGGTCATTATAA
- a CDS encoding DegT/DnrJ/EryC1/StrS family aminotransferase, with the protein MRKTLITPILDLKTFVAAKKGYPQPLNDGDVFFFGYARTALMCGLKALGIQKGDTVLLPSYICNVMLAPLNYLGINAEYYGVRRDMSPDMDDLSSKTGKGVKAVMAVNYFGFPTKHDEIKQFCRTKKIFYIEDNAHGYLSCSKDRPLGSFGDISIFSIRKTLPVPNGAALKLNNPSIPSDISPVLNNDRGEVKYLFGQVRAAFENLSGISPVKIVKMIIGRKESYEPMDEGIEEEKDLDKYLIKQSAVSQAIAKRSNYDEIKRNRRKMFLALIKEIKSAEPVFKELPDGVVPYAFPVYSKDVKGFIKEMYDKGACCCPWPTLPSNLTKYPDFYKQVVLVPVWRKYGN; encoded by the coding sequence ATGCGTAAAACCCTGATCACTCCCATATTGGACCTCAAAACATTTGTTGCGGCAAAGAAGGGGTATCCGCAGCCGCTAAATGACGGGGATGTTTTTTTCTTTGGTTATGCAAGAACAGCGCTTATGTGCGGATTAAAGGCGTTGGGCATTCAAAAAGGGGACACTGTGCTGCTTCCTTCATATATTTGCAATGTTATGCTTGCCCCTCTTAACTATTTGGGTATTAATGCGGAGTATTACGGCGTGCGGCGCGATATGTCTCCTGATATGGACGATCTGTCTTCAAAAACCGGAAAAGGTGTTAAGGCGGTTATGGCAGTTAATTATTTTGGTTTTCCGACAAAGCATGATGAAATTAAACAGTTCTGCAGGACAAAAAAAATATTTTACATTGAAGATAACGCTCACGGTTATTTGAGCTGCAGCAAGGACAGGCCTTTAGGCAGTTTTGGGGATATTTCTATCTTTAGCATAAGAAAGACCCTTCCGGTACCAAACGGCGCTGCACTTAAGCTTAACAATCCGTCAATACCGTCTGATATCAGTCCCGTTTTAAACAATGACAGAGGGGAAGTGAAATACTTGTTTGGACAGGTCAGGGCGGCATTTGAGAATCTGTCGGGAATCAGTCCGGTTAAAATTGTAAAAATGATCATTGGAAGGAAAGAATCTTACGAGCCAATGGATGAAGGGATAGAAGAAGAAAAAGATCTGGACAAATACTTGATTAAGCAATCAGCGGTCAGCCAGGCCATAGCAAAAAGAAGCAATTATGACGAGATCAAAAGAAACCGTAGAAAGATGTTCTTAGCTCTCATTAAGGAAATAAAAAGTGCCGAACCGGTATTCAAGGAACTACCGGATGGGGTTGTCCCTTATGCGTTTCCCGTTTATTCAAAGGATGTTAAAGGCTTTATCAAAGAAATGTATGATAAGGGCGCATGCTGCTGCCCCTGGCCGACCCTGCCGTCCAATTTGACCAAGTATCCCGATTTCTACAAGCAGGTGGTTTTGGTCCCCGTCTGGAGAAAATATGGAAATTAA
- a CDS encoding glycosyltransferase family 2 protein: MQYSVSVIVPTKNRKSDLEKCLNAVYCQTYLPEEVIVVEGGKKGNKQYFESRYKGLKYLEFRNSTGLTQSKNYGIKQSKGDILIFLDDDLFIERDFIFKILELFEEKRSENIGGISGNIINQNTETEKGLYRVLKMVFLMPMFGNGAFRISGMPTFVYGDKNVRKVEFIAGGVTAYKRKVFEEFMFDEKLMGYCYGEDADFSYRVSRKYVNYYTPFAKAAHKPSSEARGRGIKSLLGNISAMIYRNKKNLGIKGMLFSVIVAIGMIIESIYLKMRNYPSTPRSFRY; this comes from the coding sequence ATGCAATATTCCGTATCCGTGATTGTCCCCACAAAAAACAGGAAATCGGATCTTGAAAAATGTCTGAATGCTGTTTATTGCCAGACATATTTGCCTGAAGAAGTGATCGTTGTTGAAGGGGGGAAGAAGGGGAATAAACAATATTTTGAGAGCAGATACAAAGGCTTGAAATATCTGGAGTTCAGAAATAGCACCGGACTTACTCAATCAAAGAATTATGGCATAAAACAATCCAAGGGTGATATTCTGATCTTTCTTGACGACGATCTTTTTATAGAAAGAGATTTTATTTTTAAAATATTGGAGCTCTTTGAGGAAAAGAGATCGGAAAATATCGGCGGGATATCCGGCAACATTATAAATCAAAATACCGAAACGGAAAAAGGCTTATACCGCGTATTAAAAATGGTCTTTTTGATGCCGATGTTCGGGAACGGAGCTTTTAGGATCTCTGGAATGCCTACATTTGTCTACGGGGATAAAAACGTTAGGAAGGTAGAATTTATCGCAGGTGGAGTGACCGCCTATAAACGGAAGGTGTTTGAAGAATTTATGTTTGATGAGAAGCTTATGGGGTACTGTTACGGCGAAGACGCTGATTTTTCATACAGAGTGTCCAGAAAATATGTCAATTATTACACCCCTTTTGCGAAAGCCGCGCATAAACCGTCGTCTGAAGCGAGGGGCAGGGGAATTAAGTCTCTTCTTGGTAATATCTCCGCGATGATTTACAGAAACAAAAAGAACCTGGGAATAAAAGGAATGCTTTTTTCTGTGATCGTTGCAATAGGGATGATCATTGAATCCATTTATTTAAAAATGAGAAATTATCCCAGCACTCCCAGGAGCTTCAGATACTGA
- a CDS encoding glycosyltransferase, giving the protein MPKFSVIIPLYNGAKYIRTALDSVSSQTFRDFEIVICDDGSTDDSADIIKKYSQSHPELKIKYVYQKNKGLGGARNTAIRSAEGDVLALLDQDDIWYPEKLAMTAKVFDSDSDLMIVCNDEDIIKNGKKYSVSKYGPYSKDMFRQLLYKGNCLSTSATSIKRAAFDSIGGFSEDIRNIHFVEDYDYWLRLALNSFKFSFLKKPLGCYVLHEGNYSSNNLGMMCDHEGRVLDINYSRLKKKGLADLIAIRKRMFRLYLSNSKMMYPSDLRGSLRYFIKALMSVLF; this is encoded by the coding sequence TTGCCAAAGTTTAGTGTAATAATCCCGCTTTATAACGGGGCTAAATATATCAGAACCGCGCTTGACAGCGTGTCCTCACAGACTTTCAGGGATTTTGAGATCGTAATATGCGATGACGGCTCAACGGATGATTCAGCTGACATTATTAAAAAATATTCACAATCCCATCCTGAACTAAAAATCAAATATGTCTATCAGAAGAACAAGGGACTTGGCGGCGCTAGGAACACGGCTATTCGCAGTGCGGAAGGGGATGTTTTAGCTCTTTTGGACCAGGACGATATCTGGTATCCTGAAAAACTTGCAATGACAGCGAAAGTGTTTGATTCGGACAGCGATTTGATGATTGTTTGTAATGACGAGGATATTATCAAGAATGGCAAAAAATACTCGGTTTCAAAATATGGTCCTTATTCAAAAGACATGTTCAGACAGCTTTTATATAAAGGAAATTGCCTGTCCACTTCTGCAACATCCATAAAAAGAGCAGCCTTTGATTCAATAGGGGGGTTTTCAGAAGATATTAGAAACATACATTTTGTGGAAGATTACGATTATTGGCTGCGTCTTGCGCTCAATTCTTTTAAGTTTTCTTTCTTAAAAAAGCCGCTGGGATGCTATGTTTTGCATGAAGGCAACTATTCTTCGAACAATCTGGGGATGATGTGCGACCATGAAGGCCGCGTTCTTGATATAAATTACTCAAGGCTTAAAAAAAAGGGGCTTGCGGATCTTATCGCTATCAGAAAAAGAATGTTCAGATTGTATCTTTCCAATTCAAAAATGATGTATCCTTCAGATCTGCGCGGATCTTTGCGGTATTTTATTAAAGCGCTGATGTCCGTATTGTTTTAG